The DNA segment GCCTTGCTGCTGGCCGATCGCGTGCTGGTGATGCGCGACGGGCGGATCGTCGCGGACGAGACGCCGGCCGGGCTGCTGGCCGGCGGCGGCGGGGATGCGGCACAGGCGCTGGTCGCCGTGCCCCGCCTGCAGGCGCAGCGCCTGGCGGACCTCGCCCGATGAGCGATGCCTGGGGCCGTGTGCCCGTTCTCGCGGCGCAGCATCTCACGCTCGCCATGGCGGCCATCGCGCTGGGCGTCCTGATCGCCGTGCCGCTCGGCTTCTGGTCCGCGCGCCGTCCGTTCGCGGCGCGGCTGGCGCTTGGCGGCGCGAGCATCGTGCAGACGATCCCCAGCCTTGCGCTGCTGGCGTTGTTCTATCCCGTGCTGCTGTGGATCGGCGGCGTGCCGGCGCTCGGCTTCCTCCCGTCGCTTCTCGCGCTCACGCTATATGCCGTGCTGCCGATCCTGCGGAACACGGTGACGGGACTGCAGGGGCTGGATCCGGCGGTGATCGAAGCCGCCGACGGCATCGGCATGACGCGCTGGCAGAAGCTGCGGATCGTCGAGGCGCCGTTGGTGCTGCCGGTGCTGACCGCCGGGATCCGCACCGCGGCGGTGTGGACGATCGGCGCGGCGACGCTTTCCACCACCGTTGGCCAGCCGAGCCTCGGCGACCTCATCTTTGCCGGGCTTCAGACACAGACATGGCCGCTGGTGCTGGCGGGATGCATTGCCGCCGCCGCGCTCGCGCTGGCAGTGGATGCGCTGCTGGGTCTGGCCGAATACGGCCTGGCGCGCCGCCGGCGCTGGCTGACGATGGCGGCGCTGGCGATCCTGGCTGGCGCCACGCTGGCCGCGACCGCCCCGCTCTGGCGCACCGGCAGTGACCGCGTCGTGGTCGGGGCCAAGAACTTTTCGGAGCAGTTCATCCTGGCGCGGCTCATCGGCGATCGGTTGCGCGCGGCCGGCTACGAGGTCGAATATCGCGACGGGCTCGGCTCGGCAGTCGCCTTCGGGGCGGTCGCGAGCGGGGCGATCGATGTTTACGTCGATTACGCCGGCACGATCTGGACCGGACAGATGAAGCGCACGGATGCACCGCCGCGCGACGCACAGGTGCGCGCCATCGCCGGCTGGGCGAAACGCACGCATGGGGTG comes from the Sphingomonas sp. OV641 genome and includes:
- a CDS encoding ABC transporter permease/substrate-binding protein; the protein is MSDAWGRVPVLAAQHLTLAMAAIALGVLIAVPLGFWSARRPFAARLALGGASIVQTIPSLALLALFYPVLLWIGGVPALGFLPSLLALTLYAVLPILRNTVTGLQGLDPAVIEAADGIGMTRWQKLRIVEAPLVLPVLTAGIRTAAVWTIGAATLSTTVGQPSLGDLIFAGLQTQTWPLVLAGCIAAAALALAVDALLGLAEYGLARRRRWLTMAALAILAGATLAATAPLWRTGSDRVVVGAKNFSEQFILARLIGDRLRAAGYEVEYRDGLGSAVAFGAVASGAIDVYVDYAGTIWTGQMKRTDAPPRDAQVRAIAGWAKRTHGVTLLGPLGFENAYAFAMRASEAQRLGIATLGDLAARSPQLRLGSDLEFLERPEWAAVRRAYAMRFAEATPYSPTFMYRALASGRADVISAFSSDGRIAADKLRVLSDPKQAIPGYDAILLIAPRRANDARFTDALRPLIGAIDVAAMREANYMVDRDSDKATPEAAANWLAERIGR